GCACTTCCGCCACACTGACATTGTAGTCTGGGACAAAGACAACCTAGATTGAAGCAATGAACATGTCATACATGCATTTAGATGTCTATAACATAACTAGCCATTCCACTGTATAGATGAATACAATCAATTTCAGAATATAAGATTGTACTTGACTTCCAATGGGAAAAACCAACCAGTCTATAACTAGTTTGGGCAAATATCAAATGAGACACTAAATGTAGCCAATAGACAAAATCACCTTCAAGAGATCGCCAATTTCGGGATCATGGTTAACAGTTGCCCCCACATCCGTGATGAACTTCACAATTCTCTTAGCTTGGACATATGTAGCAAATGCTTTACCTCCAAAAATGCAGACCCGAGGAACAAACcttgtctttctttcttcaggtgtcatttccttcattttcttgtaGCGATAAACGATGCCCAGGATGTTCAATAATTGCCTCTTGTATTCATGTATCCGCTTCACCTGAACATACATAATCAAGATCTCTCAATTAAACTTTGAAGACTGAAAATTTGGACGTAGTCATACATGCCTTGAAAGTAACATATTTTGATAAGGACACGCATGTTTAGAGCAATATAGTATATCTCTAATGTCTCCTGAGATATGAGTCTAAGCCTACCCACTAAAACTGTTAGAACACCACCTATAAAATGTTCACTGTCGCTAGACCAGATCAATTGCAGGCATAGAGATTACCGTGATCCCTTCATCAGTTACATATCTATTGTTAGTCCTTTTCACATAGGATTCCTGAGATTTCACGTCTTTACTTGTCTTATACTGGGTTTGGAAGTATATACAGAAAACTCCCCTGGACTACCTTATGGATGTTAAACGTTTTTACCCCAATAACCAGCTTATTATCAGGAAACGGGAAAAAAACCCCTTAAGGGAATTAGTGAGTCAGTGAGTTGATTCTGCTGCCTCAATTGCAGCTCCATAAATTAGCTCACTACTACAACTTAAACGAAGGGCCCCTGGTTCTATCATGAAAGCAGAGTCACACATGCCAAGTAGCCAAGGCAATGAGAAGAATCTGAAGGAGTTATGCTGGTTCCAGAGGTGTTTTGTGGAGGGCCACCTAAGGAAGGTACAGGCCGACATGAGGTAAAGCAGCAGCAAAGCAACACCCGGAGTAGAATCCCCACTGGCAGGGGGACGAGAGACGGCCATAAGTTGGCCTTTCTGTGCAAGAGTCCACCAATAGCAGAAGGGAGGGAAAAAGCCGCATATCCCCCAGAGCTTGTCTACAGATGCAGAAAGAAATCAGAGGAAGAATGAACCTGGACATCAAACATGGCATCGGGACTGATTACATATCCAGTTTTTTCTTTGAGAAATGCTGCGACCTTtatcttgtttcttcttttggcttccCTCCATTCCAATTGGAGATCTTCATTATCCGCAAACTGTGGATAAAACACACCAGCCTTTCAGATCAAGTGCATGACTAGCCTGTTATTTTATAGTAATTCACAACTTCACCATTCTCGTAAACTTCTTAAAAGgatttgattcaaaaagtcTATCACcagaagaaattttacatgtGTACACAAATGGCAGACCATACATGATGACCTCAACCATTACTGTAGtcctaaaaagaagaaatctcaTCCTTGAAAAGTCAGATAATCAGGAAATCTGTGCTTAAGGAAGACGATATAGACCTTTTTTTAGCTAGTCTCACATTTGACTGAAAAATTGAAGGGATGTGGAATAGACCAATCAAATATACCAAGCATCACTAAAGGAAATCACACAACTACTTTCATTAAACCTAACGTCGCCATTTAAGCATAAACTGAACTgttttaaatatcaaaatgatAACAAGGTCTGTCTGACTCCTTTACCTTTCTAAGGATAGCTAATTTCTCAGTGTTAATAGTCCAGTCATCAGTTCCAGTCCACTTGGTTATGATTTCACTAAGATTTGGATTGCAAAAACGTATCCATCTTCTCGGTGTCACGCCATTCGTCTTATTCTGGAACTTCTCTGGCCATAACTGTTACCATGTCATGCCAGAAAACAGTAATGGAAAGATTACTTGACCATGGAGCGGAAGTAGCTAATGAAGCAATATAGTCACTGAGAAACAATATAAcaggattataaaaatttcttgataGTATCACCTTGAAGAAATCATTAAAAACTTCCTCCTTTACGATCTCACTATGGATCTCAGCGACACCATTTACTGCAAATCCACCAGCAACACAGAGATTGGCCATCCTAACCATCTTTGGCAATTCTGGATCTGGTTCAGGAATCACCTTCTTCTCCTCTGGATCATCCTCTTCCTCAGGTTGGTCTACTTCATCAACTACTTTACTTTCTTCAATGGCAGTATCAACTTCCTCAATAGGATCTTCTTCTGGTTTAACTAGTAATTCTAGAACTGTACCAGGCAATTCGACATTAGCTAATATCCTCATttctttcaacttttgctgcAGCAGGTCAAGATCCTCCTTGCCATACTCATCTATTATAGTTTGAACTAACTGGGTTGATATTACCAGCAAGAAACCATTCAACAAAGAAAAGTTTGTTAGGATTTAGAATGGGGGTTGATGTTTTCACGTAGTCAATTATTATGGACTTTCTACAATTACCTCCTCATCAATCTTTTTGATGATCTCAACATGTCGAGGAAGCAAATCCTGCATAAGCTCCAAGCTCCATTTCTCTAGGGCCTCAGGTAGAACAGTGTGGTTAGTATAGGCAACAGTCCtgaaagaaatgtcaaaaacaagaaatcagAGAGACAAAATAACATGGGATGGCTGTGAAAACAGAATGTCTGAAGTGATCAGGAAACGATGATCGCATTTACATGCAGATAAATAGCTATCAAAAAATCACAACACCATCGTGACATGTAATACCTTTTAGTGATGTTCCAAGCTTCTTCCCAGCTCAACTTCTTCACATCCATTAATATTCTTATCAGTTCAGGGATGCAGAGCGTAGGATGAGTGTCATTCATCTGGACAGCAACCTTCTCAGGCAACTTCCCCCAATCCACAACATCCCCTGATCTTCTTTCAAAACGAGTGATGATATCTTGAAGAGAAGCAGAGCAGAGGGTGTACTGTTGCTTCAATCGAAGAGTCTTTCCTTCAATTGACTCATCCCCAGGGTACAATATGTAGCAAATCTGATCACAACAGAAATATTTGTAATGTGTAACTAAACCATAAATATTTGTGTCATGTGGAACATCTAAAGAATAAATTGACTGGTAAAAAGCAGAAAAGCAGTTCCTATAATTTACTCACTTATGCAGTGAGGTGACGGCAGAATCCACAAGAAAGACACTCCTCTAAACATTGTCTATTTTATgaatacaatttctttttagacaCCTTGTCCTTGTGCAAGTTCTACATATAAAGTTCTAAAGGAGGTATAAGCTCTCCAAAATATCCTTTGCACCTTTTCAGCGTTCTTGAGGGCCGCATATGCTTTGGCATGATCTCCAGCATTAAAAGCACACAGGTCAAACTCTTCGGAAGCAACCTTTGTGGACCAAAGTCGAAGATTGATGGTGGTCTTAGTTTTGTATCCCGGAACGGGAACATCATAGGCAAGAGCCACTATGTTTTCTCCCCCAACCCATTCTTTGCTCCCATCAGGTCCAGAAATGACTTCACCATAGAACTTCACTGGATAAGAAACATCATTTCTCACAATTTCCCAAGGATTTCCCATCTGCTAGGAACAGTTAATAGTCAACAAAAAGCAAATTCAAGCCACTGTCAAAGTGATACTTTGAGCAATGTCTTCATTCAAAGAAATTTCGCTTTAGcttgtggaaagaaaaagtttttCTACCTCAAGCCAATTTTCTGCAACCTCCTCCTGGCCATCTTTTGTAATATTCTGCTTGAACAAGCCATACTTGTATCTAAGCCCATATCCCCATGCAGGATAGTTGAGTGTGGCTAGAGAGTCAAGAAAGCAGGAAGCGAGCCTCCCTAGTCCCCCATTTCCAAGTGCAGCATCTCGTTCCTGGGTATCATCATCTTGAGGATTTTAGCTAGAGACAAAACTCAACAGGCAAAATGACAGTTCTTTTGGAATAGCAATTGCAATACATGAGTAATCAGATTGTCTCCATCATCCAGATCCCTGAAGTACGGTACACAAAATGGACACAATGCTGGTATTACAGATAGACTGACCAAATGTAAAGCTTTTTAACAAGAGATTATAGGTGAGGCAGAGTAAATTAATTCAACAACCGTGAGAGGCTACATCAAACTGGCAATAAAATCTCAAAGTTTAGGCACATTATTCAATCTGTAGCATCTCCACATTTTGATGAGGGACCAAAGATGGGAACACTATTAATGTGGCATACTTTGGGTATAGACATAAACAAGTGTAGTTAATGGATGTCAGTTTTAGCTATACAGACCAACATTGCAACATATAGAGGATGCCCCATGGCATTTGACAGTGGAATTAGATGTGATGAGCCAACTGAGACTATTTGGATGAAAAAGAAACCTAACTGAAACTTGATACCAGAAGTTGCCAACGGTACTTGAAAGACCAAACCCCAGCATGGGCTAGTTGAGGTCGTTCAATGGCCTTACCTGGCTAGCCACATCCTCTAAATTATGCCCCAACTTTCTCAAAGCCTCTGCATAAGCTCCGGAAAGCTCTAAGTTACCAATTGCGTTTAGCAGTGCTCTGCCCtggataatttatattttccttcaaatcCATGAACAAATAACATGCAAAACCCAAAGCTTGTATGAACGAAAATATAGCACATATTTCACCACAAACCTGTAGATACTCCATAGACAGATAATATGCCTGCTTTACATTCAGCTTTTCGTAATAATCATAAGTAGCATTCCAGTTTATTATAAGGGTATCTCGAACACTTTTTGCAGTGGCAAAATATGCCTTTGGCAACTCAAACTTCTCTGGAGAGAAAGAGGGGGTGAACTCCGCATGGTACTTGATGCTTGAGGCAATGGATGCTGAATCTGGAACAGAAGTATCCAGTGTGCCTGGAACTACAAAGCAAaagacaagttttagaactagattggacaaaattgccAGCACAGGAATGAAAAGGACTTCTCTTGGAAAACAAAGCCAAAGGACAACCTAAAACACAGCCAGTCAAGTAAGATTTGAGTCACTCGTCCAAAAAGAAGTGAAACCAAAGGCAACAAAATTGACAAAGTGTTCATAATATATCTAAAGTTCCCTCTAGAGGAAAAGGGGTCGACCCATCTAACCAACAAGAAAAGACCTTTTTCTTCTTAGTCATCAAAAGAGAGAGCCTTTCGTGCAGTGATGGATGGTCAAGTCGAAGTTGTCATTTTTCGCACTGCTGATGTCTATTTGTTTTTCACTGTGTGGTGAATCACATTGCCTATGCACCGGACCTAACAAGAAACTTCGATTTATAGATCTTAGTAGATAGGCAACTTCAGTTAAACAGAATGTGTCAGCACATTTAAGCAACTCTTTGAGTGCAAATTGGAATCTAAACCATCAAAATTCTACTCAATTCAATGAAGACCCAGAAGTACACGAGGAAATGAGCAGAGAATAACTAACCTAAAACAAAATTCTAAGCAGTTGTGTGCACACGTAATCACTGACTAAAGGCTACATGTTGATAGTTTTCATTGCAACAAATGCAGCATCAACTACAcagcataaaaaagaagaagaagaaaaggagttACTCAACCTTCATCAGCGAGGGGTTCCTTCAGCTCCTGCTTTTGGTCACTAGCCACGTTTCTGACATAGAAGTTCCTTCGAGAACAAACCAAACGTGGGTGTTGCAAAAAGAACAACTTTGTCACTCGGGCTCCGAAGTCACATCCTTTAGAGCTGTGCACGGATTTGGAATGAGCAATCGACTTGGGCAAGGTGCAATTTGCTGAGAACGGAGAAGCAGCCATTGCCCCTTCCGCGCAACGCGCTCCCCTACCGCGTGAGAGCACACAAATGGGTAGTGACCAACTGAACGATGAGCGAAAAACCGGGACAGAgtaagagagggggagagagagagagaggtgcaaATTCTCTGTCAAGGTGGAGTTATCTCGTTGCTTTGTAGGCAACTTGCCCGTCTGCGTCTTCGCCGTTTCAACCAGTCCACGTTTAAAACGagtcaaaatagaaaaaccaAAGAGAGGATGACATTGAAAACGAGAAAAGAACAGACCGAATCGTCGTTTCTCAACGCCGAGACTTCTTCGATCTTCATGGAGCGATAATGTGCGGCATGAACTTTGGGGAACCGTCAGATATTTTGTCAGCCAAGATATTTGCGTTTACACATGTCACGTACCCCCACCGCAACTTCAATGAACTGTTCAGTCATCTGAGCTTTCAACATGGATTggtcaattggaaaaaaaaatgaattaagcAAAGCATTGGAGCGATGAGAGCAAGACGAATCTAAGCATATTGATTGACTTCATGCGAGTgtcatcttctttttcatgCATTCCTTAACTTTAAATATATAGATTTTACCAATGAGTACTCTAGAGACACTCATTAAGTAACTAATTAAGGAAACTTTACAATTTCCACTgcattttttgtattcttttatGTGTAATCAATGCTTTGAAAAGCGTATTATTTCTTGTTTAATATATCTAAGAAGTATCCACAAAATTTATGTCGGCTTtgcaagttttattttttgggtagACGGAGCCAAAATGTTTTTATTGAGGAAAAGTGAAAAGGGTGcgtaataaaagaaaagattgagtaTTTAAAATAActgagaaaataaatgagtaTTCATCATTTACAGCTAGTAATACAACCTATTCTTTTCACATTGAAAACCCTATTTAAACATATAGAAAGAGGGAATGTACTAATGACATCATAAAAGCATTGTCTCTCTGCTGCTTTCATATGGACAATTATTGGGCTTGCAGAAAATATACTCTGAGCTAAAATCCAGGATgatgataaaaaggaaaagaaaacctcCCAATTGGGCTTGCAACTTGGGAGACTTGTAGTGGGGGACCAACGTCCTAGCAAAATCTTCTGAAAAAgttcttttctctatttctgttttttggcttttatttgCGGGAAAGCCACATCCCATTTTTGGAAAAGCCATAGAGAAATACAGAGGAGTGGAAGTGACTGCCTTTTTCACtacctccttttctttcttctttcggcTTATCATGTTCTTGCAAAAACCATGTACTTATGTCATAAATTAACACGACGTGATTTTATAGAAAATCGATCCAACTAAACTTAttgacaagaaaatttcaaCAGCCAAAATGAAAAAGTCACCACCATAAATAATTAAGGACAACCTCCATTACCAGAAGGTTACAACATTTTTCTGAGAATAATGCTTAGcccagaagaaaaaaggaagaagaaaagaacaaaaaaagattaCAAATGCACATATTAACCCAAAAGCatttaagattaaaaaaattataagaaaagaCACAGTTTAAAATGGAGCCGAAAACCAACGGTCGACACAAAAATAGCCTCTCCTGCGCAATTCCTTCTGCCATCGCTCGGTGCCTTCCATCTGTTCGATccgtttagagagagagagagataggggGTCCTCGTCATCTTTCACGAGCAAGCATTCTTTCCTTCTGAGTTTCATTTGCAGAACTCCTAAAAAAAGGAgcggtttttcttcttctttcttctaaaTTTGAGGGTCTCCCGTGCGTGTGGGACTTGTTTTGACCGTCTTCGACTTCTTCAACTCAGGCCTTTCTCCGAATTCCAGGTACCCAGTTGCTTATTTCTTGCTCTCCTGATGATTCTTGTTCTGGTCGCGCGTGTTTTGTATCTTCAATTCTTCCTTTAGTGAAACGGCTTGatgttcttttttccctctctgcATTGGTGGGATTTGTGTCATTGTGTGTAGGCGAACTTTGCATTTGTGGATCGGTTTTGCTCCTCGAAGCCGTccgttcttttcttcttgttgctaGGGAGAAGgtggggggagagagggagagagagagacgggtcTTCGTCGCTTTTCACGAGCATTCTCTCTTTCTGAGTTTCATTTGCAGAATTCCTAAAAAAGGAgcggtttttcttcttctttcttctacttTGGGGGTCTGCGTCTGTGGGGGACTTGTTTTGACCGTCTTCGAGTTCTTTTCACCCGAGACTCTCTCCGAATTCCAGGTACCCAGTTGCTTGTTTCTTGATTTCCTGATGATTCTTGATTCTTGTTCTTGCCGTGTGTGTTTGTATCTTCGATCCTTCCTTTAGTGAAACGGTTTGATGTTCGTTTTCCCTCTCTGCATTGGTGGATTTGTGTCATTGTGTGTGGGCAAACTTTGCATTTGTGGGATTGGTTTTTGCTCCACGAAGCCGTccgttcttttcttcttgctgcTAGGtcggggagagggagggagggaggggaggggggtgggagggggagagagagagagagagagagagagagagagagtgaatggATTATCCCGCATGGTGTTTTTATTTAgggaatggagaatgtgaagTTAAGCTTCTGCAATTCCTTGGTCTATGAAATGATTCATAGCTTCCCTTCCATATTAACGTAATGATGTTTTAGTAGCTCTTCTTCGAAAGGAGCATTAGCAGTTACTTACTGGCCACGATGATTTGTTATTGATCGTGgcttatataatatattatccTCGCTTCATTCCCTAGTTTTTGTCTGCACTAGTGCGTCATTTCCAGAGGGGATCCAATTGGGGGCATCTTTGAGCTTTTTCTTTAGTTGGTTTTTCAGTCTAGTTGATGAAATATTTTGTTGAAGCAGACCACATTCATTGAGTTCAAGGGCCCGGACATTTTCACTTTTGCTAAGAGGTTGACATGAACCGTCTTTTTAAACTATATTCATGTATCCCCATCATAAAGATGTGCTTGGATTCTTGGAATTAGCTTCGCAAGTAACTCTTGTTGTTTTGCTTCATCAGGTTCTTGGAATTTTCACCATTACGTCACCATATTGAGAAAGGCGCCTTCTTCTGATCTTCGAGAATGTTTGGATTTCTTAAATCACCGGTGAATAAGGTTTCCAAGCAAAACTCTGTGGACCCTCCGTCTTCAGGAACAAATCCTTTTGATTCCGATACTGAATCTGACACAAAATCTACCATTAAACCTTCAAGGCGAGCAAACTCAGAGCCCGTGCTTATTGTGCCAAATCTCGGTGGCAGTCCTTTCGACGATGATAAGGGACGAAGAGGAGCTTCCTCCTCTGCATCCCCTTATTCAGGTTCATCAACAGCACGGGATAAGTATAGGAGCGACTTTCATGAATCGGGAGGGCTGGAGAATCAGAGCGTGCAAGAATTGGAGAACTATGCCGTGTACAAGTCGGAGGAGACTACAAGTTCTGTCAACAACTGCCTCAAGATTGCTGAGGATATAAGAGAGGACGCCACGAGGACCCTTGACATGTTGCATAATCAGGGTGAGCAGATCAGGAGGACCCACGAAGTGGTTGCCGATACAGATAAGGACTTGAGCAAGGTAATATTCACATATTGTGAACTTGGCACGCTAAGAATATGATCTAGAAAAATATGGCCACAGTTTTCTGCTGTCTGGTACTTTATCAGTTTCTTTATATAACATTCTGTTTTTCATCCAGATGACACCTCGATATTGTTTCTTGAGCGACTtctattttcattattaattatTACCCATACATTGTTTTGGTGAATACCAGGGGGAAAAGCTCTTAGGAAACCTTGGAGGAATGTTCTCTAAGACTTGGAAACCGAAGAAGACCCGAGAAATTTCAGGGCCTGTAGTTACAACAGGTTTCTTACCCAATTACCTTGTCGTGGTTTCTTTATTTAAATGTGGCCAAAAGGAAGTGAATATTACGCACAGCTTTTCTGTTGAAACTTGAGTATTTGTTCTTTCCGCGACGATTACATCAACTCATCGGCTCTTTCCTCCTGGCATGACAGACAATTCATCTAAAAAAAGTGACAAAAAACAGAGGGAGAAGTTGGGGTTGGCTCCTGTGCCGAAAGGAAAAGGGACTACTCGTACTCCTCCGCCTGAACCAACAAATGCATTGCAGAAAGTGGAGGTTTGTGGTTCAACAAGTTTGTTTTCCTCAAATAGCAGTCTTTGAGCATCTGTTCACAAGGACTTTTCGGACGGCAGGTTGAGAAGGCAAAGCAAGATGATGCGTTATCAGATCTTAGCAATGTCTTAGGTGACCTGAAGAATATGGCTGTTGATATGGGAGGCGAACTTAACAGGTCTGAATATGTCCTAACTTATATTCATATTCTTTCCTACTTGACCTATTTAAATGTGCCTGAACTGATACACTTCTAGCTTTGAGATTGAAGTTTGATCAAGATAATTTTCTGGTTTGGTGGAGTTTGCTTCTTTGCCCTTGTCACATTCTCTTATAATGGCATAGGTCTTTACTTATAGAGCTAATGTGGTGCATACAGGCAAAACAAAGCTCTCGACCATCTAAGTGATGATGTGGATGAGATGAACTCTCGAGTGAAAGGGGCCAACCAACGTACTCGTCGTCTGCTTGGCAAATGAAGGGAGAGCAAGAGCAGGCTTATTTATTGTGCATTTACTCTTGCCTTCCCATAGCTGTTCTAGTGTgttctccctctttctttcaCCAAGCCGAAAACGAAGAATTTTGTTTGATAGCTTGTACCGCATCAGCAATTGAAATAAACGAATCAgcaaatgaaataaaatcatCTTTCTGCAAATTGAATTATTGTTTGGTGATCTTTCGGATTTCTTGCtacttgtatatatatatttggccCTTATGTTGGTACTCAATATGGGTGGagattcgaccaaaaaaaatatgggTGGAGATGAACGGTTGATATCATAATTTGCAAAATCAATGCCCCAAATGACCAAACAGCATATTCATATGCTGAAGGTAGTTCCAGACAATGCATCAAATACACAATGGACAAAACCTAAAAACATAAGACAGGAGtgtaaatatattagtttgagtGGCATTCTCTATgattctctcctctcttttttattgcaaattGTTGTCCAACCAAGAAGTTTTTACAAGACCATGGCATGAACCGAAGTAATAAGACACAAGTCTCCCTTGACAGAGCTGTAACAGCAAAAGAATGCACGATGACACCGGGTAGCATCTCCAAGTTGAACTATAAAATGGGGAAAGCGAACAAAGATGAGAGGCGAATGGTTTTCCTCTGAGAACGCTACCACGTCACATCAGTTCCAAGATTTGCATAGACATCAAGTCAGGGCAGCCGATTATATGCTTATAAACAGG
The nucleotide sequence above comes from Eucalyptus grandis isolate ANBG69807.140 chromosome 2, ASM1654582v1, whole genome shotgun sequence. Encoded proteins:
- the LOC104433395 gene encoding alpha-1,4 glucan phosphorylase L-2 isozyme, chloroplastic/amyloplastic isoform X1, translated to MAASPFSANCTLPKSIAHSKSVHSSKGCDFGARVTKLFFLQHPRLVCSRRNFYVRNVASDQKQELKEPLADEVPGTLDTSVPDSASIASSIKYHAEFTPSFSPEKFELPKAYFATAKSVRDTLIINWNATYDYYEKLNVKQAYYLSMEYLQGRALLNAIGNLELSGAYAEALRKLGHNLEDVASQERDAALGNGGLGRLASCFLDSLATLNYPAWGYGLRYKYGLFKQNITKDGQEEVAENWLEMGNPWEIVRNDVSYPVKFYGEVISGPDGSKEWVGGENIVALAYDVPVPGYKTKTTINLRLWSTKVASEEFDLCAFNAGDHAKAYAALKNAEKICYILYPGDESIEGKTLRLKQQYTLCSASLQDIITRFERRSGDVVDWGKLPEKVAVQMNDTHPTLCIPELIRILMDVKKLSWEEAWNITKRTVAYTNHTVLPEALEKWSLELMQDLLPRHVEIIKKIDEELVQTIIDEYGKEDLDLLQQKLKEMRILANVELPGTVLELLVKPEEDPIEEVDTAIEESKVVDEVDQPEEEDDPEEKKVIPEPDPELPKMVRMANLCVAGGFAVNGVAEIHSEIVKEEVFNDFFKLWPEKFQNKTNGVTPRRWIRFCNPNLSEIITKWTGTDDWTINTEKLAILRKFADNEDLQLEWREAKRRNKIKVAAFLKEKTGYVISPDAMFDVQVKRIHEYKRQLLNILGIVYRYKKMKEMTPEERKTRFVPRVCIFGGKAFATYVQAKRIVKFITDVGATVNHDPEIGDLLKVVFVPDYNVSVAEVLIPGSELSQHISTAGMEASGTSNMKFAMNGCVLIGTLDGANVEIREEVGEDNFFLFGARAPEIAGLRKERAEGKFVPDARFEEVKAYVRSGVFGPYNYEELMGSLEGNEGYGRADYFLVGKDFPSYMECQEKVDEAYRDQKRWTKMSILNTAGSYKFSSDRTIHEYARDIWGIEPVVLP
- the LOC104433395 gene encoding alpha-1,4 glucan phosphorylase L-2 isozyme, chloroplastic/amyloplastic isoform X2, translating into MAASPFSANCTLPKSIAHSKSVHSSKGCDFGARVTKLFFLQHPRLVCSRRNFYVRNVASDQKQELKEPLADEGTLDTSVPDSASIASSIKYHAEFTPSFSPEKFELPKAYFATAKSVRDTLIINWNATYDYYEKLNVKQAYYLSMEYLQGRALLNAIGNLELSGAYAEALRKLGHNLEDVASQERDAALGNGGLGRLASCFLDSLATLNYPAWGYGLRYKYGLFKQNITKDGQEEVAENWLEMGNPWEIVRNDVSYPVKFYGEVISGPDGSKEWVGGENIVALAYDVPVPGYKTKTTINLRLWSTKVASEEFDLCAFNAGDHAKAYAALKNAEKICYILYPGDESIEGKTLRLKQQYTLCSASLQDIITRFERRSGDVVDWGKLPEKVAVQMNDTHPTLCIPELIRILMDVKKLSWEEAWNITKRTVAYTNHTVLPEALEKWSLELMQDLLPRHVEIIKKIDEELVQTIIDEYGKEDLDLLQQKLKEMRILANVELPGTVLELLVKPEEDPIEEVDTAIEESKVVDEVDQPEEEDDPEEKKVIPEPDPELPKMVRMANLCVAGGFAVNGVAEIHSEIVKEEVFNDFFKLWPEKFQNKTNGVTPRRWIRFCNPNLSEIITKWTGTDDWTINTEKLAILRKFADNEDLQLEWREAKRRNKIKVAAFLKEKTGYVISPDAMFDVQVKRIHEYKRQLLNILGIVYRYKKMKEMTPEERKTRFVPRVCIFGGKAFATYVQAKRIVKFITDVGATVNHDPEIGDLLKVVFVPDYNVSVAEVLIPGSELSQHISTAGMEASGTSNMKFAMNGCVLIGTLDGANVEIREEVGEDNFFLFGARAPEIAGLRKERAEGKFVPDARFEEVKAYVRSGVFGPYNYEELMGSLEGNEGYGRADYFLVGKDFPSYMECQEKVDEAYRDQKRWTKMSILNTAGSYKFSSDRTIHEYARDIWGIEPVVLP
- the LOC104433397 gene encoding putative SNAP25 homologous protein SNAP30 is translated as MFGFLKSPVNKVSKQNSVDPPSSGTNPFDSDTESDTKSTIKPSRRANSEPVLIVPNLGGSPFDDDKGRRGASSSASPYSGSSTARDKYRSDFHESGGLENQSVQELENYAVYKSEETTSSVNNCLKIAEDIREDATRTLDMLHNQGEQIRRTHEVVADTDKDLSKGEKLLGNLGGMFSKTWKPKKTREISGPVVTTDNSSKKSDKKQREKLGLAPVPKGKGTTRTPPPEPTNALQKVEVEKAKQDDALSDLSNVLGDLKNMAVDMGGELNRQNKALDHLSDDVDEMNSRVKGANQRTRRLLGK